One window of the Tubulanus polymorphus chromosome 11, tnTubPoly1.2, whole genome shotgun sequence genome contains the following:
- the LOC141912999 gene encoding nuclear pore complex protein Nup160-like yields MAAPMAKCFREIIQINKISRRSRDITINTGGAPGPLQDIKLQESAGGYTYRDSSKPHSPIHNRFLYWRIQDDVVEFTEQSLDLNLHAACVQFRFDDTPVLGSISIFETQAEVVILVCTVSSVHKLFFTHPTNIRAQELSHGHSDVDSTARSIFFDATSARCMSHSTLSNGSSAYQVHSCASLLVSNGSALFSLATNSGSILLVRMPANPQDGVIQVELKESSMMQRLWTGLVPSVIRGSQETSSDVVLSMCLYPVGSDVLIFAVCKDHKIRIWSTLTCECLSAVDMLEYVSGNSTDASSLLLGARGHIIKCASVSVNGPPLIAVFLSFSDHCQFCIVQPALTEGRYHLKHVSNLFSPNEDLVDFVLTADSLWSVWMNSEGETFSRYVTIYPEGNWKQVHLEPSEDSELIIPPNVDPRQAYIQQLFAPGKFSSHAIYKALNIYRRSSSEANLTSEHNVSMTTLKEDVMLVVENEIQMAASEYELAEDEYYHLQIQHWGKFYSSCVQYQECASKCVGIFADSLSGFVSLVKKNSLSVLRPCDLSETLAFALPGSLSSHDLETMHILISEPQYQTDLINLVDCVKVIGSQMNYDIISTFEQELCQLEDPASLSHQVVAALLPQGSNTDTSILMKEISLKIENINNLLEAFDHVLQGLDVTNNESKSQPNGDNSYDDPSWLINASSKLYSSDLATALITRSLMQLIDTRFEFARDLLILQAVLAFIGGQCGLRMVDCNHLLSHCIPRTSVLVRAYYLMSWMSKTVATVVPSNTVEFNLRAMAALDLSDGQSTNMSDDISARNPSLLELFLRGIGSTVIGTRNIASRNGQDPAVVWTRALPFLWPLSGDLTFPEFMVSKCQFVQLQEYVRLLADWCPWNNAGRVFLLGQAYLNTGESTKALNCFLEAAHSIPNDEFLTVKLLQIDLEASLSLTQIQVIYYLKVIKLFEQFNYPDIVISLTTVAIDVADLEDKNLPTLWSKKFKHHLELGHNDEAYSAMIDNPDGDRRKDCLRQFLVILCERNQLKALVEYPYIDMEEDVVSIMESRARSVDLMTHNYYDLLYSFHVLRGNYRKAGSVMYEYGMRLGQEVPNSKGIQSQARCYLAAMNALRLVDEKYAWIATPSNIIENDGDKSPKRSSDGEEFPARFLKRRLDVLELADIEKDYMLIQCRLELIQKDPNPSYRTGPTPSADEMTGLLVTAGLFDQAVKLCQKFDMKLDVVFEGLTSWCVWLAQGAKQLTSHTADIFTTHSDISDLHTTKELSASDQCWQILQKYLENYEEQSSTRYHRCVVNKLLLQAFALPSWLINSYKLRDMSQLLRLLLDYDLLDESITLVTEYIDAILGKGKEYFGLNSYLHGSGPPCSVWLPYTSIDQLYHTLEESAHRNDHIAKLYEKLNDKLTEYFDILDKASSDKLTLTFSTNTSVFVA; encoded by the exons ATGGCCGCGCCCATGGCTAAGTGTTTTCGCGAAATAATACAGATAAATAAGATTTCTCGTCGTTCGCGGGATATAACCATAAATACCG GTGGTGCCCCGGGTCCATTGCAAGATATAAAACTTCAGGAAAGCGCAGGAGGTTACACTTACCGGGATAGCAGTAAACCGCACTCTCCCATTCATAATAGATTCCTTTACTG GCGTATACAAGATGATGTTGTTGAGTTCACCGAACAGTCGTTAGATTTGAACCTTCACGCGGCGTGCGTTCAGTTTCGTTTCGACGATACACCGGTACTCGGTAGCATCAGCATTTTCGAAACTCAGGCCGAAGTCGTCATTTTGGTGTGCACTGTGTCTAGCGTGCACAAACTTTTTTTCACTCATCCGACGAATATTCGTGCTCAG GAATTATCTCATGGTCACAGCGATGTTGATTCGACGGCTCGTTCGATATTCTTCGACGCGACGTCTGCTCGGTGCATGTCGCATTCCACGTTATCTAACGGCAGTTCGGCGTATCAGGTGCATTCGTGCGCATCGCTTCTCGTGTCTAATGGCAGCGCTTTATTCTCATTGGCGACAAACTCTGGTAGTATCCTACTTGTGAGGATGCCGGCTAATCCTCAAG ATGGAGTGATACAGGTTGAACTGAAAGAATCATCGATGATGCAGCGTCTCTGGACGGGTTTGGTTCCGAGTGTTATAAG AGGCAGCCAGGAAACGAGCAGCGATGTCGTATTGAGTATGTGTTTATATCCGGTTGGTTCTGATGTGTTGATTTTCGCCGTTTGTAAAGACCATAAAATACGTATCTGGTCGACGTTG ACGTGCGAGTGTTTGTCAGCTGTAGATATGTTGGAATATGTATCGGGTAACTCTACTGATGCTAGTTCTTTACTTCTTGGCG cTCGTGGTCACATTATTAAATGCGCATCTGTATCAGTGAATGGACCTCCTCTGATTGCTGTATTTCTCAGTTTCTCCGATCATTGCCAG TTTTGTATCGTTCAGCCAGCATTGACAGAAGGAAGGTACCATCTGAAACATGTTTCTAACTTATTCTCGCCAAAT GAAGATTTAGTAGATTTTGTACTGACTGCTGACAGTCTATGGTCTGTATGGATGAACAGTGAGGGCGAAACGTTTTCACGTTACGTGACAATTTATCC AGAAGGAAATTGGAAACAAGTTCATCTAGAACCGTCGGAGGACAGTGAACTGATTATTCCACCGAACGTTGACCCACGTCAAGCTTACATTCAACAGCTTTTTGCACCCGGGAAATTCTCCAGTCACGCCATTTATAAAGCGTTAAAC ATTTACCGTCGTTCGTCGTCTGAAGCAAACTTAACGTCCGAACACAATGTTTCCATGACAACGCTGAAGGAAGACGTCATGTTAGTCGTTGAGAATGAG ATACAAATGGCTGCTAGTGAATATGAACTGGCAGAAGATGAATACTACCACTTGCAGATTCAGCACTGGGGCAAATTCTATTCCAGTTGTGTCCAGTACCAAGAG TGTGCCAGTAAATGTGTGGGTATCTTCGCCGATAGTCTAAGCGGTTTTGTAAGCTTGGTGAAGAAGAATAGCCTGTCGGTATTACGACCTTGTGATCTGTCCGAGACGCTCGCGTTTGCATTACCCGGCTCGCTTTCAAGTCACGACCTCGAGACAATGCACATCTTGATATCAG AACCTCAATATCAGACGGATTTGATAAATCTTGTCGATTGCGTCAAGGTCATCGGGTCGCAAATgaattatgacatcatcagcaCGTTTGAGCAAGAACTTTGCCAATTGGAAGATCCCGCGTCGCTTTCCCACCAAGTAGTGGCTGCTTTGCTGCCTCAAGGAAG CAACACTGATACGAGCATCttaatgaaagaaatatcGTTGaagattgaaaatatcaacaaccTGCTCGAAGCGTTCGATCACGTACTGCAAGGCCTCGACGTTACCAACAATGAGAGTAAATCTCAACCGAACGGTGACAATAGCTACGACGATCCTTCTTGGCTGATCAACGCGTCGTCTAAATTATACTCGAGTGATTTGGCTACGGCGTTGATAACTCGTAGTCTGATGCAGTTGATCGATACGCGTTTTGAGTTCGCCAGAGATTTGTTGATCCTGCAAGCCGTCCTCGCATTTATCGGAGGGCAA TGTGGACTAAGGATGGTTGACTGTAATCACCTGCTGTCTCATTGTATACCGCGCACGTCTGTGCTGGTGAGAGCTTACTATCTAATGTCGTGGATGAGTAAAACTGTCGCGACTGTTGTGCCTTCTAATACTGT AGAATTCAACCTTCGCGCGATGGCCGCGTTAGATTTGTCTGACGGACAAAGCACAAATATGTCCGATGATATCA GTGCGAGAAATCCGAGTTTGTTGGAGCTATTTTTACGTGGAATCGGAAGCACGGTTATTGGTACGAGAAACATTGCGTCAAGAAATGGTCAAGATCCGGCTGTCGTTTGGACACGAGCTTTACCATTCCT TTGGCCTCTGAGCGGTGATTTGACATTCCCCGAGTTTATGGTGTCGAAATGCCAGTTTGTACAGTTGCAAGAGTACGTGCGTTTATTAGCTGACTGGTGTCCGTGGAACAATGCAGGTCGTGTTTTCTTGTTAGGACAGGCTTATCTCAATACGGG AGAATCGACGAAGGctttgaattgtttccttGAAGCGGCGCACAGTATTCCCAACGACGAATTTCTCACAGTTAAACTGCTACAAATAGACTTAGAAGCTTCATTGAGTTTAACGCAAATACAGGTCATTTACTATCTAAAG GTCATCAAATTATTCGAACAGTTTAATTACCCCGATATTGTCATATCCCTCACAACCGTTGCAATAGATGTCGCTGATTTGGAGGACAAAAATCTG CCGACATTGTGGTCGAAGAAATTCAAGCATCATTTAGAACTGGGTCACAACGACGAAGCATACTCGGCGATGATCGATAATCCAGATGGAGACAG acgTAAGGACTGTTTACGACAGTTTCTCGTTATTTTGTGTGAACGGAACCAGTTGAAAGCTTTAGTCGAGTATCCGTATATCGACATGGAGGAAGAT GTTGTCTCTATAATGGAATCTCGAGCTCGATCTGTTGATCTTATGACTCATAATTACTACGATTTGTTATATTCGTTCCATGTATTGAGAGGAAATTATCGCAAAG CTGGGAGTGTAATGTATGAATACGGAATGCGACTGGGTCAAGAAGTGCCTAATTCTAAAGGTATCCAGTCACAAGCTCGATGTTATCTCGCGGCGATGAATGCTTTACGATTAGTCGATGAAAAATACGCTTGGATCGCTACTCCATCGAACATCATTGAG AATGATGGTGACAAATCCCCAAAACGTTCTAGCGATGGTGAAGAATTTCCAGCCCGTTTCT TAAAAAGACGTTTAGATGTTTTGGAATTGGCTGATATTGAGAAGGATTACATGTTGATACAATGTCGTTTGGAGTTGATACAAAAAGATCCGAACCCTTCGTACAGGACTG GTCCGACGCCATCTGCTGATGAGATGACTGGTCTGTTAGTGACGGCTGGACTGTTCGATCAGGCGGTGAAACTATGCCAGAAATTCGATATGAAATTGGACGTCGTCTTCGAGGGTTTGACGTCGTGGTGCGTGTGGCTGGCGCAGGGCGCTAAACAGTTGACATCGCACACGGCCGATATATTCACAACGCACAGCGACATCTCTGACTTACATACAACTAAAGAGTTGAG CGCTTCGGATCAATGTTGGCAAATACTGCAAAAATATCTCGAAAATTATGAAGAACAATCATCGACCCGTTACCATAGATGTGTCGTCAATAAACTTCTATTGCAAGCCTTCGCTCTACCCTCGTGGCTCATCAATTCATACAAG CTTCGAGATATGTCCCAGTTATTGAGACTTCTACTTGATTATGACTTGCTGGACGAATCGATTACTTTAGTAACGGAGTATATCGACGCCATACTCGGAAAAGGAAAAGAATATTTCGGACTGAAT TCATATCTACACGGTTCTGGACCACCGTGCAGTGTATGGTTACCGTACACCAGTATAGATCAGTTATATCATACTCTTGAAGAATCAGCTCATAGAAATGATCACATCGCCAAA ctCTACGAGAAATTGAACGATAAATTAACCGAGTATTTCGATATTCTCGACAAAGCGTCAAGCGATAAATTGACGTTGACTTTCTCAACGAATACCAGCGTTTTCGTGGCGTAA
- the LOC141912507 gene encoding pleckstrin homology domain-containing family F member 2-like, which translates to MVDRLVNSEANTRRIAFVERCFGSSSQPLAVPNRVLVGEGVLTKVCRKKAKPRQFFLFNDVLVYGNILISKKKYNKQHIIDLADVTLQSVEDGSVLPGLRNGWQIISPKKSFTVCAATATEKSEWMAHIQKCVTDLLAKRGKTQQTTENSPVWVPDQDSNKCQVCNKTEFTVLQRRHHCRKCGRLCCQACSSKKWLMPLQSSKPLRVCDTCYENLTADTNPSQQQQQPPAKTTQYSSDDSSSDEDEVDTQNNETNKPEQKDETEPTFYEDKNNSASNSDQ; encoded by the exons ATGGTGGACAGACTTG TAAACAGTGAAGCCAATACAAGGCGTATTGCATTTGTTGAAAGATGTTTTGGCAGCTCGAGTCAG CCGCTGGCAGTGCCGAACAGAGTTCTCGTCGGGGAAGGAGTGCTGACGAAAGTTTGTCGCAAGAAAGCGAAGCCTCGCCAGTTCTTTCTGTTCAACGATGTATTAGTGTATGGAAATATTCTAATTAGTAAGAAAAAG TACAATAAACAGCATATAATTGACTTGGCTGATGTGACTTTACAAAGTGTCGAAGATGGATCAg ttttaccCGGATTGCGAAATGGTTGGCAGATCATCAGTCCTAAGAAGTCGTTCACCGTTTGCGCAGCTACCGCCACAGAGAAATCAGAGTGGATGGCCCACATTCAAAAATGTGTCACTGATCTTTTAGCTAAAC GAGGTAAAACTCAGCAAACTACCGAGAATTCCCCAGTTTGGGTTCCGGACCAAGATTCGAACAAATGTCAAGTTTGCAACAAGACCGAATTCACTGTGCTACAGCGTCGG CATCACTGTAGGAAATGTGGTCGACTGTGTTGTCAGGCGTGTTCCAGTAAGAAATGGTTAATGCCGTTACAATCGAGTAAACCTCTTCGTGTATGTGATACGTGCTATGAAAATCTTACGGCTGATACGAATCCCagccaacaacaacaacaacctcCCG CGAAAACTACACAGTATTCTTCCGACGACAGTTCCTCTGATGAAGATGAAGTGGATACTCAAAATAACGAGACCAACAAGCCAGAACAGAAGGATGAAACAGAG ccGACATTTTACGAGGATAAGAATAACTCTGCGTCTAATTCCGACCAATGA
- the LOC141912737 gene encoding ribonuclease kappa-A-like, translated as MPLCGPKCSICWLLLSVWGCIMLGFMGLFLRIHAATFIEDLPITEKDLVAKEFSMDFVYSKFNQAGNNCFVAAGVYVAVLVFSFIQYKMNMRANYVMQ; from the exons ATGCCTTTGTGTGGCCCAAAATGCTCAATATGTTGGTTACTTTTAAGTGTGTGGGGATGTATTATGCTG GGATTCATGGGACTGTTTCTACGAATTCACGCGGCCACGTTCATCGAGGATCTGCCGATTACCGAAAAGGACCTAGTGGCGAAGGAGTTCAGTATGGATTTCGTTTATAGCAAATTTAACCAGGCCGGAAATAACTGTTTCGTCGCAGCCGGAGTTTACGTGGCCGTAttagtattttcattcatccaATACAAAATGAACATGAGGGCCAATTACGTGATGCAATAA